Below is a window of Syntrophomonas wolfei subsp. wolfei str. Goettingen G311 DNA.
GAACCAGCCGTACACACTGGCCATCTTTTAAATCTATAGCGGGATAAATAATCATTTATTCCATCTCCCCCAATTCCTGCAATATTCTCAAACCCCGCCGTTTTCTTTTTCCTCTTCTATGAGCTCCCTGAGCTTAGAGAACCCTCTTGGAGGACCATATTCCTTCCATGCGTGGCTCTATTTCGATTGCATCCTTTAAGGCCCGGGCAAAAGCCTTAAAAACCGCTTCAATTATATGATGAGTGTTTGAACCCCGTAAGAGATCAATATGGATATTAATCCCAGCATTAGCGGCCACGGCCTGGAAAAACTCCCGCACATTTTCCGTAGCGAAATTGCCTATCATTTCCCGTTCCATCGGCACATTATAGACCAGGTAAGAGCGGCCTGAGAGATCAAGTACCACCCGGGCCAGGGATTCATCCATAGGGACAGTTGCTTCCCCGTAGCGGGTTATGCCCCTCTTATCGCCCAGGGCCATTTTCAAGGCCTGACCCAGACAGATAGCGATGTCTTCCACCGAATGGTGATCATCTACCTCCACATCTCCCCGGGCCGTGACCCTCAAGTTGCATAAGCTGTGAAATGAAAAAAGGGTAAGCATATGATTGAGAAACGGAATTTCCGTATCAATCTGGTGATTTCCGGTACCATCTAATTCGACCTGCAGTAATACCTCAGTTTCACTGGTTTTTCTCTGTACTTCTCCTATTCTGTTATTGTCCAATTTCACTCCTCCTCATAGAATTATTTTTCCTAAGTATCCTCTATTTCTATTTTTTCTTTTTTCCCTTTACTCTTATTCTTATGGAATTGGCATGGGCAGTAAGCCCTTCCACCTCAGCCAGCTTCATTATTCCCTCGGCATCTTCCTTTATTCCTTGCGGGGAATAATAAATGATGCTGGAACTCTTCATAAAGGTGTCTACGCTGACTGGGGAATAAAAACGAGCGGTTCCACCGGTGGGCAATATGTGGTTGGGGCCGGCAAAATAATCCCCCACCGGTTCCGGGGTATCTTTCCCCAGGAAAATAGCCCCGGCATTGCGAATCCGGCTCAAGTAATCAAAAGGATGCTCTACCATCAATTCCAGGTGTTCAGGGGCCACCAGGTTAGCCACTGCACAGGCCTGATCCATTTGGGGAACCAGTACCAAGGCCCCGTAATTCTCCAGGGCCTGCCGAATAATATCCTGGCGGGAAAGTTCCTGCACCTGCTTCTCGATTTCCTCCTGTACCCGCTCAATCAAGGTCTCACTGTCGGTCACCAGTATGCTGCGAGCCAGCACATCATGTTCCGCCTGGGACATCATATCCGCTGCCAGATAAGCCGGGTTGGCTTTCTTATCAGCAACTATCAGTATTTCACTGGGACCAGCCAGCATATCGATGTTCACATCACCATAAACCATTTTTTTAGCGATAGTAACATAGATATTGCCGGGGCCGCTTATCAAGTCCACTTTATTAATAGTCTCCGTACCATAGGCCAGAGCGAATACGGCCTGGGCGCCGCCCATCTTATATATCTCCTCGATTCCCAGTTCAGCTGCCGCTACCAAAGTATAGGGATTTATGGAACCGTCTTTAGCTGGTGGAGTCACCATGGCTATTTCGCTTACCCCGGCTACCTGGGCCGGAATGGCATTCATAAGTACTGACGAGGGGTAGGCCGCAGTTCCGCCGGGTACATATATACCCACCCTTTCCAAAGGCCGGTAAAGCTGTCCCAGTATATTGCCGCGCTCATCTGGTTCCATCCAGGAGTTCTTCAACTGCCTGCTATGAAAAGTAGCGATATTATCTATAGCCTGATCCAGAGCAAATATGTAATCATCATCAACTTCATCATAAGCCGCCTCAATCTCATCTTCAGAAACCAGGAAGTTGCTTTCATCGATTTTTGCTCCATCAAACTTTAAGGTAAAGGCAAATATAGCCTGGTTACCTTTCTCTTGCACCTGCCGGCCAATCTCTCCTACGCTATCTTCGTATTGTTTCATACTGGCATTACTGGCGGCTAAAAAACGCTTAAAATCCTCTGAAGCTCCGTCAAATTTCTTTATATTCATCAAGCACTGCCTCCTGTACTTAATTTTTGCATGTTTTCAATCAGGGGTTGAATCTGCTGGTGTTTGGTGCGGTAGCTCACCCGGTTGCATATCAGCCTGGTGGTAGAATCCATTATTTTAATAAGCTCCACCAGCCGGTTTTCTTTCAGGGTTCGCCCCGTAGAAACCAGGTCCACAATCATGTCGGCCAGCCCCATCAGGGGTGCCAGTTCTATATTGCCATGCAGTTTTATAATTTCCACCTGCAGTCCCTGGCTGCGGAAAAAATTTTCCGCAATTACCGGAAACTTGGTGGCAGCTCGCTTGTAGTTCAAATCTTTAAGCGTTATATTTTTAATGGCTTCCGGAACCGCTACCACAAAACGGCAGTATCCATATTGCAAGTCTACCATTTCAAAAACATCCCGAGCCTGTTCAACAATTACATCCTTGCCCACTATACCAAGGTCGGCCGCTCCCTGTTCGACATAGGTTGGCACATCGGTGGGACGACACATGATATACTTTACCCGTTCATTATCATAAGTAAATACCATGCTGCGGCTCTTATCATTAATTCCCTCACCAGGCAGCTTTAATTTCTTAAAAACTTCCAGGGTGGGCTCTAGTAGAGTTCCCTTGGACAGAGCAATGGTCAGGTAATCATCATACATAGATTAATCCTCCAGTTATACAGTTTTCCCTTCCTTCCAGCTTTCTTTCCAGCTCCTGCCGGCTCTTTCCTTCTACATCTATTTCTACGGCAAAGCCCTGCTTCCTAAGTTCTTCTGCCCGCGCTATTACCGCCGCGAAATCTTTTCCCCCTACCAGGTATCGAGGGGCTTTTTGCAAAGCCGGGTGCTTCAAAAGCAAAGCCAAACGGTCCATTCCCAGGGCAAATCCTGTGGCTGGACAGGGAAAGCCAAATTTGCCCAGCAAGTGGTCATAACGGCCGCCACCCAACAGGCCGTATCCCAGCTCCGGGGAATAACCTTCAAAAACAGTACCCGTATAATAATCCAGCCCGCGCAGAACTCCCATGTCCACTACTATATGATCAATCACCCCGCAAAGCTGCAAGGTTTCATATACTTCACGCAGTTCCTGTACTGCCGCCAGGGCCCGCTGGTTTTTTTCCACATAAGGCAAGCGTTTTAGAACTTCAATCCCCCCATGCAATACAGGGAGTATGGCAATAGTTTCTTTGAGTTCATCATCAATGTCCAGGGATTCCAGAACCCGGGATAATTCCACCAAATCTTTATTTTCCACCAGGCTCCTGATACAGTCTTTCTCTTCCCGGTTTAAACCGCTATCATCCAAAAGACTATTAAAAATGGCTATTTGATTGAGGCTTATTTTGAAATTATCCAAACCCATCTCTTGTAGCGCTTTGACCGCAATAGTAATCACCTCAGCATCAGCCCGTACTCCCTCAGCACCCAGCAATTCAATGCCGGCCTGCCAGAACTCACGGTATTGGGCCAGGTGAGGCTGGACATAGCGAAAAGAGTTGCTGAGATAATATAGTCTCTGCGGGAAAACCGCATCCCGCAGATGGGTAGCAGCCAAACGGGCAATCCCCGTGGTCATCTCCGGGCGCAGGGAGAGAATGCCTCCTTCCCTGTCCATAAAGAGGAAGAGCTCTTCCCTTATATTCCCTCCGGTTCCCATTTCCACTACTTCGAGATATTCAAAGGTGGGAGTCATAACCTCCTCATAAGCATAGCTGGCAAAAAGTGCCGCTGCCTTTTCTTCCATAAAACGGCGGACTTTTAGCTCGGGGGGTAAGAGGTCACGCAGGCCCCGCGAAATCTTTCTACTCTTCATTATTCTTCTCTCCGTTTAAATTATTTAATATCCTGCGGTAACCATCAGCACCATAATTAAGGCAGCGTTTTACCCGGCTAATAGTGGCTGTGCTGGCTCCGGTATCCGCAGCTATTTCATTGTATTTGATATTCCCGGCCAGCAGTCGTGCTACTTCCAGCCGTTGTGACATAGCCTTTATCTCACTAACGGTACAGAGGTCATCCAACAGACGATAAGCATCCTCTTCGTTCTGGAGGCATAATAGAGCCTGAACCAGGAAATCAGTATGCTGGTCTTTCCAGCCAGGAGAAAATGTCATAATCATACCTCCCTGCAAGAAGCAAAAAAAGCCTTACAATAGCCGGTTGTTGTTAATCAAGAGTTCGAATCGGCAGCCCAAATACTCGGCAGCTCGCCGGGACATAAGCATCTTGGTCAAAAATATCTCAAAATACTCCATTACTGAACATACTTCGTTATCAATATCAATTTCCATCCTTATAGTCTTTTCCTCCGGTGCAACCACCAGCCGGGAACCAGTAACTGCATAATTAACCCTATCGCGTGGAGTGAAAGTTGACATCTCGGTTTTTCGCACCCGGGAGCGGTGTACATCGGACTTATCAGCCAAAATCAGGGCCGCTGCTACATTATTGATACTCTTGCCCTGAGCCTGTTCTTCATGATTACCTATGGCTCCCATAATCGTCGCTATTTCCTCTGTATCCATTTCCAAGTCCAGCAAAAGATAAAACGCCATAATGGCCCCAGACATACCATGCCCATATCGATTAACCAGATTGCCGATGTCATGTAAAAAACCAGCAATAGCAGCCAGCTCGGCTTCTCGTGCAGGAAAGTGCAGTTTTCCCAAAATTTCTGAACAAAGCTGCGAAGTTTGCTCGGCATGGTGCAGGTCATGTTCTATGGCTCCAATATTACCAATATAGGCATTACCTATTTGCATATACTGTTCCACCATGGGACTGTTCTTTACCACTTCCAGTGTTACCATTTCCCCACCCCGTTTATGTATTAAATCTCGTATCTGCGAAGCTGATGTGCCCCCATTCCTTAATCAATGACATATCTGGGAGCTGATCTTTCCCCGTTCCTTAATTAATCATATGCTTATTCCTCATAGCTTTTTTTGCAATCGTTTCGCCTGCACGGCAGCCCTGGTATTATCCGGAATAGACTCTAATAGTTTCTTCGCTTTTTCCTTTTCACCTGCAGCAAGCAAATCCTGGGCTTCCTGCAGCATAGCGGCAGCCTGCTTTTCCTTCTCCACTATGGCAATCTTTTCTTTCATTTTATCAGGCTTGCCCAGCTTTTCCAACTTCTTGTATTCATCTATAGCTTTATCGAATTTTCCTTCTGCCACCAGAGATCCGCCCTCACTGATGATACGGCGGGTTTCTATCCGCTCCGGGAGCTGGGTCAATAAATAAACATAACCCCCGGCGATTCCCAATAGTGCCAGCAAAGCAACAATCCATAAGAATGAATAGCGGGGTCTTTTTCTCATTATGGCCAAAGCTACAATGAAGGGCATACCCAGCATGAAAGTTGTTTTCAAAAACTCCCGGGTAGGCATGAAATAGAGCATAGCGATTACAGCCGCTATTAACAGTATCCGGGATAAAACTCGTATTATCAGCTTCATTTCCTATACCTCATGTTGCATTGCTTTTATGCCAATATCCTGGCGGTAATGCATTCCATCAAATTCTATCTTTTTTACCTCTTGATAAACCTTATCCCGGGCCGCTCTCATGTCCTGCCCCCGGCAGACTACGGCCAAAACGCGGCCACCAGCAGTAACGAGATTTTCATCCTTTCGGCTGGTTCCGGCATGGAATACCAGGGTATCCGGCTCAAGCCTATCTAAACCCTTAATGATTTTCCCCTTTTCATAATCTCCGGGATAGCCTGCGGAGGCCAGAATAACCGCCACACAGCTGCCTTCTTCTATTTCCAGCTGTAATTCACCCAGCTTACCACTGGCGGCAGCCTCCAGCACCGGCAAAATATCACCTTTAATCATGGGCATCAACACCTGGGTTTCCGGGTCACCGAAACGGGCATTGAATTCCAGCACTTTTGGCCCCTCGGCAGTTATCATCAACCCGGCGTAGAGCACCCCCTGATAGGGGCATCCTTCTTCTGCCATGGCCTTAATGACCGGTTCTATTATATTTTTAATAACCTGCCTTTGCAGTTCCTGGTCAAAAACCGGAGGGTTGACATAGGCTCCCATACCTCCGGTATTGGGGCCCTGATCATTATCAAAGACTCTTTTATGATCCTGGGCGGCCAACAAGGAGATATAATCCTTACCATCGCAAATAGCAAAGAAACTAACTTCCTCACCCAGCAGGCACTCCTCCACCAACAGTCTTTCACCAGCCTGACCAAAGCTCTTGTCTTTCATCATGCTGTCAATTGCCTGGCTGGCCTCTTCCCAGTTGGCGGCTACAGTCACCCCTTTACCCGCTGCCAGTCCATCAGCTTTTATTACTACTGCTTTCCCCTGCTCAGTGTAAGTCCGGGCAGAAGCATAAGCCATATCCAATCTTTCACATACCGTATAATCAGCCGTGGGGATTCCATATTTTTTTAACAGGTTCTTGGCAAAAACCTTGCTTCCTTCCAACCTGGAGGCAGCAGTAGTAGGGCCAAATATTTTCAAGCCCGCTTCCCGGAAACGGTCTACTATACCCTCCATAAGCGGAGCTTCCGGCCCCACCACTGTAAGGTCTATACGCTGGCTCCGGGCAAATTCCAGCAGGCTTTCTATTTCATTTACTCCTATGGAAATGCACTCTGCTATAGCGGCTATGCCGGGATTACCCGGAGCCACATACAGTGCTTCTATTTCCGGGCTCTGGGCCAATTTCCAGGCCAGTGCATGTTCTCTTCCTCCCTGTCCAATAAGCAATAGCTTTTTCCCCATAGCTGCCTCCTTTTAGCACAAGTAGATGGTTCTTTCGTGCTCTTTAATACTGATATCAAAATTATTCTTGTATTAAATATACCGCTCGCTGTCTAGGCATGGGCAACAATTGGTTTTTTGCAGTGGCATCAATGTTTAAAATGCCTTATACCGGTAAAGACCATGGCAATACCGTGTTTATCGCATTCATCTATGCTCTCCTGATCTCTTACCGAGCCACCCGGTTGAATTATGGCGGTAATCCCATACTGGGCCGCCAATTCCACCGTATCTTTAAAGGGGAAGAAAGCATCGGAAGCCATCACAGCCCCCCGGGCCTTTTCTCCAGCGCTTTCCAGAGCAATACGGGCTGAACCCACCCGGTTCATTTGCCCGGCACCAACACCCAAAGTCATCCCATCCCGGGCTACGACAATCGCATTGGACTTTATATGTTTGACCACCTTGCGGGCAAAGGCCAGTTCCTTTAATTGCTCGACAGTAGGTTCTTTCTGGGTAACTACCTGCACTTTATCCATATCCAGCTTATCCCGGTCACTTTCCTGAACTACGAAACCACCGGCTACAGTTCTTATCTGCAACCCCCCGGCGACTTCCAGCGGAAGTTCCAATACCCGCAGGTTCTTCTTGGCCTGAAGGCTTTCCAAAGCCTCGGGGGTATAAGCTGGGGCGATGATAACTTCCATAAAAGGCTCAGCCGCTTTTTGGGCCGTAGCCCCGTCAACCGGGCGGTTCAGGGCAATAATGCCGCCAAAGGCGGACAACGGGTCAGCGGCAAAGGCCCGGTCGAACGCTTCCTCCAGGGTTGCGGCTACCGCCGTTCCACAGGGGTTGGTGTGTTTAATGATAACACAGGCCGGTTCATCAAATTCCCGTACCAGTTCCCAGGCTGCCTGGGTATCAATTATGTTATTATAGGAGAGTTCCTTGCCATTCAATTGCCGGGCATCAGGCAATCCCAACCCCGGGGTCATAAAGCGGTAAAAGGAAGCTTTCTGATGGGGGTTCTCACCATAGCGCAGGTCATAAACCTTTTCCCCGGCCAGAATCAGGTTCTGGTTTAAGTCGCTGTTGCTTACGCGAGAAAGGTAGGAAGAAATCATGGCATCGTAAGCCGCAGTATGGCTGAAAGCTTCCAAAGCCAGTTTCAAGCGGAATTCCGGGCTTATTCCTCCTGGTTTTTCCAGGGCCTCCAGCAGCGCTTGGTAGAATTCTGGTTTTACCACAACCGCAACATCCTGATAATTCTTGGCGGCAGCTCTTACCATGGCCGGTCCCCCGATATCAATGTTCTCTATGGCTTCTTCCAGGCTTACTCCGGGCCGGCTGATGGTTTCCCGGAAGGGATAGAGGTTTACTGCCACTATGTCAATCGGGCCGATATCATTCTCCTGCAATTGCTGGAGGTGTTCCGGTATCCGGCGGGCCAAAATTCCTCCATGGATTTTGGGATGCAGAGTCTTAACCCGGCCATCCAGGATTTCCGGAAAACCGGTTATATCTGCTACCTTCTTGACCTTAATCCCGGCTTCCTTGATAGTATTGTAGGTTCCACCCGTAGAAATAATTTCATAGCCCAGCTTCTCCAGTCCCCGGGCAAAATCCAGCAAACCTTCTTTATTGGATACACTAATCAATGCTCTCTTCATAATCTATCTAACCTCCTTGTTTATCGGCTATTACGACCCGGCGACCATCCAAAAAAACGCGTCCCTCGGCCAATAGCTGTAGAGAACGCCAGTAAATCTGATGTTCTTCCACCAGTATCCTCGCCGCCAGGCTGTCCTCATCGTCATCCTGGTAAACCGGAACCACGGCCTGCATTAATATCGGCCCGGTATCCATGCCTTCATCAACTATATGTACAGTGCAACCGCTGAATCTGACTCCATAGTTTAAGGCCTGGCTCTGGGCATTCAAGCCAGGAAAAGATGGCAAAAGCGCCGGATGAATATTTATTATCTTCCCTTTATATTCTTGTAAAAGCACTTTTCCTACCAGGCGCATATAGCCGGCCAGAGCTATGATTTCCACCCCGTGTTCCCGGAGTTTTTGCAAGAGGCAAACCTCATAATTATCACGACTAGTAAAATCTGCTGGGGAAAGAAAAAACGATTCTATCCCCCGGCGGGCCGCCTTTTCCAAAGCGGGAGCATCCCTGCGGTCACTGAGCAAGAGCTTGATATCAGCATCCAACTGGCCTCTTTCCACTGCCTGGCAGAGGGCATCAAAATTACTTCCCCGCCCGGAGGCCAGAACCGCCAGGCTGATACGCCCGGCTTCCCTTACTCTAATCATTGAATACTTACCTTCTCCCTGTCTTTCTCCACCCTGCCTATAAGTATAGGCTTTTCTCCTTTATCACGCAAGCACTTTAAAGCTTTATCATGATAAAGCGGCGATACGACGATTATGTATCCTATACCCATATTGAAAGTCCGAAACATTTCGGATTTATCAACCTGACCCAGTTTTTCAATCAACTTGAATACCGGTTTGATCTCTATGGCCTGACTGTCGATTACCGCCCCCAGGCCAGAGGGCATAATTCTCTGCAGGTTTTCTACTATTCCCCCTCCAGTTATGTGAGCCAAGCCTTTTACCTCACATGCTTCCAGCAGCGCAAGTATAGCCGGCACATATATACGGGTGGGGCAGAGCAATTCCTCACCCAGGCTATGTCCCAGTTCGGCAATGTTTTCTTCCAACTTAATCCCGGCCTTTTCCAGTAAAACCTTGCGCGCCAGCGAATAACCGTTGGAATGCAGTCCGGAAGAAGGCAAAGCTATCAAGAGATCTCCATCCGCAATAGAGCTCCCGTTAATAAGCCGGGAACGTTCTACTGCTCCTACCGCAAATCCAGCTAAATCATATTCTTTCTCCCGGTAAAAACCAGGCATTTCCGCGGTTTCTCCACCAATGAGAGAACAACCAGCTTGCAGGCAGCCCTGGCTGACTCCCTTTACCAATAGCTCCACCAATACGGGGTCAAGCTTTCCAATAGCGATATAATCCAAAAAAAATAGGGGTTCAGCCCCGTGAGCCAGTATGTCATTTACACACATGGCCACCAGGTCAATCCCCACGCTGTCATGTACCCCCATCATTTGAGCAATCCTCAGTTTGGTGCCTACTCCATCAGTACCGGAAACCAATACCGGTTCCTGGTACTTCTGTAAATCCAGAGCGAAAAAACCGCCAAAGGACCCTATCCCTGACAACACTTCCGGTCTTATTGTCTGTCCTACCCACTTTTTTATCATTTCCACCGAGCGGTTGGCGGCATCTATATCCACACCCGCTTCCTTATAACTCAAGCCCGGCTTATCCATGTCCTTCCACCTCCTGCAAATTTGAACACAGAGGGATGGTTCTTCTCTCCCCTGTTGCTATCAGGTCTCTATCTCCATAGGATATTTACCACTGAAACAGGCGGAACAAAAAGTATCTTCACTGCTTTTCATGGCGGCAAACATAGCTTCCATACTCAAATAGTGGAGGCTATCAGCGCCAATAAACTTTTCAATTTCCGTTTCGTCCATGGTACTGGCGATAAGCTCCTCCCGGCGCGAGGTATCAATTCCATAATAACAGGGAAAACGGGTGGGAGGGGAAGCCACCACCATATGCACCTCGGTGGCTCCGGCTTCACGCAGCATTTGCACGATCTTCTTGCTGGTGGTTCCCCGAACTATGGAATCATCAACCATTATTATACGTTTGCCGCAAACCACTTCCTCAATAGCATTGAGTTTCAGTTTAACCCCCAGTTCCCTCATCTTCTGGGTGGGCTGAATAAAGGTGCGTCCCACATAGCGGTTCTTCATCAGTCCTTCTTCAAAAGGCAAGCCCGCTTCTTCAGCATAACCCAGGGCCGATGAGGTGCCGGAGTCCGGTACGGAAATAACCATATCGGCATCAATATTGCACTCCCGGGCCAGCTGTCGACCCATCTCTCGTCTGGCCTGATAAACATTTACCTGGTCAATGGTACTATCAGGCCGGGCAAAGTAGATATATTCAAAAATACAATGGGCCCGGCGAGGCGAGTCGATAACTTGCCGGGAATGTAATCCATCCTGGTCTATTACCACTATTTCTCCGGGATTTACATCGCGGATTAATGTGGCCCCCACTGTATCCAAGGCTGCCGATTCGGAGGCCAGTATATAGTTGCCATTGAGCTCCCCTATGCAAAGAGGCCGAATACCCATCGGATCTCGTACCCCAACCAAACGGTCTTCAGTCATTATCAGGAGAGCGAAAGCCCCCTTCGCATCCATTATGCACCGGGCCAAAGCATCCTCTATTTTATTATCCTGGGAGTACCTGGCCAGAAGGTTAGCCACCACCTCAGTATCGCTAGTTGTTTGAAAAACGGAGCCATAGGTGGCCAGCCTTTTTCTAAGCTCCACTGTATTCACCAGATTCCCATTATGGGCTAAGGCCAGCATTCCATTCAAATAATGAAATACCAGAGGCTGAGTATTTACCACATTACTCATCCCGGTGGTGGAATAACGGACATGGCCGATAGACAGGCGGCCTTTAAGTTTCTTAATATGATCCGGCTTTATAACCTCGGTTATTAGTCCCATGCCTTTATGCAGTTGAATCTCATGACCATTGGAAACAGCTATACCCGCACTCTCCTGGCCTCGATGCTGCAAGGCATAAAGACCGTAAAAAGTAGTGCGGGCGGCTTCACAATCGTCCTCATATTCATTTAGAAATATTCCAAAGACCCCACATTCATCGTGGAATTTGTCTTCAGCATGGCATGTGGAAAGCAGCTCCAAATCCTTTATTTCCTCCAGCAATCTATTTCCTCCCCCCATATTCTTGCAACATCTAAATACTCAGGGTTGCACAGGCATTGCCTTCCCATCCAATGTTCCTCCTTAACTTACAGAAGTTGATTCTACCAGCAGGCAAAAGATACAGCCTCGACTAATA
It encodes the following:
- the purF gene encoding amidophosphoribosyltransferase, with translation MGGGNRLLEEIKDLELLSTCHAEDKFHDECGVFGIFLNEYEDDCEAARTTFYGLYALQHRGQESAGIAVSNGHEIQLHKGMGLITEVIKPDHIKKLKGRLSIGHVRYSTTGMSNVVNTQPLVFHYLNGMLALAHNGNLVNTVELRKRLATYGSVFQTTSDTEVVANLLARYSQDNKIEDALARCIMDAKGAFALLIMTEDRLVGVRDPMGIRPLCIGELNGNYILASESAALDTVGATLIRDVNPGEIVVIDQDGLHSRQVIDSPRRAHCIFEYIYFARPDSTIDQVNVYQARREMGRQLARECNIDADMVISVPDSGTSSALGYAEEAGLPFEEGLMKNRYVGRTFIQPTQKMRELGVKLKLNAIEEVVCGKRIIMVDDSIVRGTTSKKIVQMLREAGATEVHMVVASPPTRFPCYYGIDTSRREELIASTMDETEIEKFIGADSLHYLSMEAMFAAMKSSEDTFCSACFSGKYPMEIET